In Elaeis guineensis isolate ETL-2024a chromosome 1, EG11, whole genome shotgun sequence, a genomic segment contains:
- the LOC105038587 gene encoding uncharacterized protein → MIENNNSEDAKRFARPAPRMRSHHWRKSGDRFEKANYSYRIDGEKSSNVQNDNTHPGLIPIDGCCTSQATQLLNKRWANAMHLYNDPSIDLSERPVMYSGASGSSWGHLKLPHQMDFLSELQQVIHNA, encoded by the exons ATGATCGAGAACAACAATTCCGAGGACGCGAAGCGATTCGCTCGCCCCGCTCCAAG GATGCGATCCCACCACTGGCGCAAATCCGGAG ATCGATTTGAAAAAGCGAATTACTCCTACAGGATTGATGGGGAGAAGAGCAGCAATGTTCAAAATGATAACACTCATCCTGGATTGATACCCATAGATGGGTGTTGCACCAGTCAAGCCACGCAACTTCTAAACAAGC GTTGGGCAAATGCCATGCACTTGTACAATGATCCATCAATTGATTTATCAG AAAGACCGGTGATGTATTCTGGAGCTAGTGGGTCATCATGGGGTCACTTGAAACTTCCTCATCAG ATGGACTTTCTATCCGAATTACAACAAGTGATACATAATGCTTAG